One genomic window of Gossypium hirsutum isolate 1008001.06 chromosome D11, Gossypium_hirsutum_v2.1, whole genome shotgun sequence includes the following:
- the LOC107917479 gene encoding disease resistance protein RGA2-like: MGQTKEALQSGRRGSEVIVTTRLEKVAFIMAKVPFHCLLCLSDDDSWSSFKKRAFVMGINEGNVNHETIGKQIVQRCGGVPLAINAIGSILCFKTAPPVFNGEGYHIWVVKMKTYLQAFDLWEVINSDVEPEPLRANPTVA, encoded by the exons ATGGGACAGACTAAAGAAGCGCTACAGAGTGGACGAAGAGGAAGTGAAGTCATTGTCACCACTCGACTTGAGAAAGTTGCTTTTATAATGGCTAAAGTCCCTTTTCATTGCTTGCTATGTTTGTCAGATGATGATTCTTGGTCCTCGTTCAAGAAAAGAGCCTTTGTAATGGGAATAAATGAAGGTAATGTCAACCATGAAACAATTGGGAAGCAGATTGTGCAGAGATGTGGAGGGGTACCATTGGCAATAAATGCCATTGGAAGCATACTGTGTTTCAAGA CTGcaccaccagtcttcaatggagagggcTATCACATATGGGTGGTCAAAATGAAAACCTACCTGCAGGCATTCGACCTATGGGAAGTGATCAACTctgatgttgaaccagagccacttagagcTAATCCAACTGTGGCTTAG
- the LOC107916648 gene encoding DNA ligase 6, giving the protein MSAQSAATATANERVKTLTLDSTQLYLTALNSTTSTLSFPPLSLPPISSPTLASSSIPSATPSQPSPPLTSSPTSTPISIPASLLPGQKASSFVPTSLPSSSSKPRFVFALPLNDPVLVDGCEVILIDANHCPGSVQLLFKVPTKNGIFERYVHTGDFRYCNPMKLNSYLIGFVGCDAIFLDTTYCDPKCILPSQEESIDYVVSVVDRIGKEFGKRRVLFLIATYVAGKENILVEVARRCKTKICVDGRKMEILRVLGYGDGEVFTEDESESDVHVVGWSVLGETWPSFRPNFVIMEEIMVEKGYEKVVGFVPTGWTYEVKRNKFAVQTKDTFDIHLVPCSEHSNYDELKEYVKFLKPKKVIPTVGMDFEKLESKHADELRKHFDGLIDEMDNKKDLLMGFHRGNCETVEKVERDANEERVMERNKYKFEMKTVESNDMDVSSNDVSYVHKPDSQDSTIPSEEERERIIEETRDSLPKWVTRDQILDLVSCSRWNIVEAVSNFYEHEIEFYEQVSVFRTFESASHASSPSSPILLSNSGPFRSSTDESVNTNLSQVSKSPSLKLTRWSNISPSKRKKNTEKRSNKKVKSNSKLESSGSKQPTITSFFSKLLPDDSKGGKTDQKN; this is encoded by the coding sequence ATGTCCGCTCAATCAGCGGCCACAGCCACCGCCAATGAGAGAGTCAAAACCTTGACCCTAGACTCCACCCAACTCTACCTCACTGCCCTAAACTCCACCACTTCCACGCTTTCTTTCCCTCCTCTTTCCCTCCCTCCAATTTCATCCCCAACACTCGCTTCCTCATCGATTCCTTCCGCCACCCCTTCACAGCCTTCTCCGCCTCTTACTTCCTCTCCCACTTCCACTCCGATCAGTATTCCGGCCTCTCTCCTTCCTGGTCAAAAGGCATCATCTTTTGTTCCCACCTCACTTCCCTCCTCCTCATCCAAACCCCGTTTCGTCTTCGCTTTGCCTCTAAACGACCCCGTTTTAGTAGATGGCTGCGAGGTCATTCTCATCGACGCCAATCATTGCCCTGGTTCAGTCCAGTTATTATTCAAAGTTCCCACTAAAAATGGGATCTTTGAAAGGTATGTTCACACAGGCGATTTTCGTTACTGCAATCCGATGAAGTTGAATAGTTATTTGATTGGATTTGTTGGATGTGATGCCATTTTTTTAGATACTACATACTGTGATCCGAAATGTATACTTCCTTCTCAAGAAGAATCGATTGATTATGTGGTTAGTGTGGTAGATAGGATAGGTAAGGAATTTGGGAAAAGGAGGGTTTTGTTTCTTATTGCTACTTATGTTGCTGGGAAAGAGAATATTTTGGTTGAGGTTGCACGGAGATGTAAGACCAAGATATGTGTTGATGGGAGGAAAATGGAGATTTTGCGTGTTCTGGGTTATGGGGATGGTGAAGTTTTTACTGAAGATGAGAGTGAGAGTGATGTTCACGTTGTTGGTTGGAGTGTATTAGGTGAAACTTGGCCGTCCTTTAGGCCGAATTTTGTGATAATGGAAGAGATTATGGTGGAAAAAGGGTATGAGAAGGTTGTCGGATTTGTGCCGACTGGGTGGACTTATGAAGTCAAGCGGAATAAATTTGCAGTGCAAACTAAGGATACATTTGATATACATCTGGTCCCTTGTAGTGAGCATTCTAATTATGATGAGCTTAAAGAATATGTGAAGTTTTTGAAACCGAAGAAGGTTATTCCTACAGTTGGTATGGACTTTGAGAAGCTTGAAAGTAAACATGCTGATGAACTGAGAAAGCACTTTGATGGGCTGATTGATGAAATGGACAATAAGAAGGACTTGCTGATGGGTTTTCATCGTGGCAACTGTGAAACTGTAGAAAAAGTTGAAAGGGATGCTAATGAGGAAAGGGTCATGGAGAGAAATAaatataagtttgaaatgaaaacAGTTGAGAGtaatgacatggatgtttcttcGAATGATGTATCTTACGTCCATAAACCTGATTCACAAGATTCAACTATACCAAGCGAGGAGGAAAGAGAGAGAATCATTGAGGAAACCAGGGATTCTTTGCCCAAATGGGTGACCAGAGACCAGATATTAGATTTGGTTAGCTGCTCAAGATGGAATATTGTTGAAGCAGTTTCTAACTTTTATGAGCATGAAATTGAATTCTACGAGCAAGTCTCTGTGTTTAGAACCTTTGAATCTGCATCCCATGCCAGTTCACCAAGCAGCCCTATATTACTTTCAAATTCAGGACCTTTTCGAAGTAGCACTGATGAAAGTGTAAATACTAATTTAAGTCAAGTCAGCAAGTCTCCTAGTTTGAAACTTACACGGTGGAGCAACATATCTCCTAGCAAGAGGAAGAAAAACACTGAGAAGAGGTCAAATAAGAAAGTAAAAAGTAATTCAAAACTGGAATCTAGCGGGTCAAAACAACCCACAATAACTAGCTTCTTCAGTAAACTTTTGCCTGATGACTCTAAAGGTGGCAAGACTGatcaaaaaaattga
- the LOC107916649 gene encoding uncharacterized protein isoform X2, with amino-acid sequence MIKRRFYKFEHADKDNVSDSSSSSSDSELEVEASEESESEPEQEVAAQVNQNNQACSSSSGYESEDSSANEVGVDSAGLIDDDNDESEDDKQIFITNRLHAEHGAQIRGKKWDVPCNKEPLPDDFPACILKCKSVFKCKLCPRIVCLNEETVRAHFNSKRHARSEKLLKEGRLKTMLNSDGEIENQETAAESHSPVVAIEQKTKHKGGRHQRGKGSKRKRMRDEKQSTKDGAKRGRKDEN; translated from the exons atgataaagagGAGGTTTTATAAATTTGAACATGCGGACAAAGATAATGTGTCGGATTCATCTTCATCGTCTTCGGACTCTGAACTTGAAGTGGAAGCCTCGGAAGAATCTGAATCAGAACCAGAACAAGAAGTTGCTGCTCAAGTAAATCAAAACAATCAAGCTTGCTCCTCTTCTTCCG GATATGAAAGCGAGGATAGCTCAGCGAATGAAGTTGGTGTGGACTCGGCAG GTCTTAtagatgatgataatgatgaaaGTGAAGatgataaacaaatatttatcacCAATAGGTTACATGCTGAACATGGTGCTCAAATTCGGGGAAAAAAGTGGGATGTCCCATGCAACAAAGAACCGCTGCCAGATGATTTCCCAGCCTGTATACTGAAATGCAAGTCAGTTTTTAAGTGCAAGTTATGCCCAAGGATTGTCTGTTTGAACGAGGAGACTGTTAGGGCTCACTTTAATTCCAAG AGGCATGCTCGATCTGAGAAATTACTAAAGGAAGGTAGACTGAAGACTATGCTTAACAGTGATGGGGAAATTGAGAATCAGGAGACTGCTGCAGAATCGCATTCTCCAGTTGTCGCTATTGAACAG AAAACAAAACATAAAGGAGGACGCCATCAAAGGGGTAAGGGTTCAAAAAGGAAG AGAATGAGAGATGAAAAGCAGTCTACAAAAGATGGAGCCAAAAGGGGGCGTAAGGACGAAAACTGA
- the LOC107916649 gene encoding uncharacterized protein isoform X3, translating to MIKRRFYKFEHADKDNVSDSSSSSSDSELEVEASEESESEPEQEVAAQVNQNNQACSSSSGYESEDSSANEVGVDSAGLIDDDNDESEDDKQIFITNRLHAEHGAQIRGKKWDVPCNKEPLPDDFPACILKCKSVFKCKLCPRIVCLNEETVRAHFNSKRHARSEKLLKEGRLKTMLNSDGEIENQETAAESHSPVVAIEQDKQKTKHKGGRHQRENER from the exons atgataaagagGAGGTTTTATAAATTTGAACATGCGGACAAAGATAATGTGTCGGATTCATCTTCATCGTCTTCGGACTCTGAACTTGAAGTGGAAGCCTCGGAAGAATCTGAATCAGAACCAGAACAAGAAGTTGCTGCTCAAGTAAATCAAAACAATCAAGCTTGCTCCTCTTCTTCCG GATATGAAAGCGAGGATAGCTCAGCGAATGAAGTTGGTGTGGACTCGGCAG GTCTTAtagatgatgataatgatgaaaGTGAAGatgataaacaaatatttatcacCAATAGGTTACATGCTGAACATGGTGCTCAAATTCGGGGAAAAAAGTGGGATGTCCCATGCAACAAAGAACCGCTGCCAGATGATTTCCCAGCCTGTATACTGAAATGCAAGTCAGTTTTTAAGTGCAAGTTATGCCCAAGGATTGTCTGTTTGAACGAGGAGACTGTTAGGGCTCACTTTAATTCCAAG AGGCATGCTCGATCTGAGAAATTACTAAAGGAAGGTAGACTGAAGACTATGCTTAACAGTGATGGGGAAATTGAGAATCAGGAGACTGCTGCAGAATCGCATTCTCCAGTTGTCGCTATTGAACAG GATAAACAGAAAACAAAACATAAAGGAGGACGCCATCAAAGGG AGAATGAGAGATGA
- the LOC107916647 gene encoding protein CROWDED NUCLEI 1: MFTPQRKVWSSWSFTPGKKADGSGSDPKSNGVSVGKGKGAAFAEPLTPNCKDVGSEDQEEGLREKVLRLENELFEYQYNMGLLLIEKKEWTSKYEELNEALIEAKDALKQEQAAHLIAINDVEKREEILRKALGVEKQCVLDLEKALRDIRSENAEIKFTADAKLSEANAVIASVEEKSLEVEAKLRADDAKLAEISRKNSEIERKLQELESRENALRRERQSFISEREAHETTLSKQREDLREWEKKLQDVEERLAKGQTYVYQREERANENDSLFKQKEQHLEETQKMIDAAHKTLKEKEDDINNRLTKLTLKEKEWSVVREKLEMKEKELLIIEEKLNAREKTEIQKLLDEHNAILDETKRAFELEIDGKRKSLDLELKSKVIDVEKKEVEVKHMEEKNSKREQALDKKLEKFKAKEKEFELKVKSLKEREQVIRSEEKNLEIKKKHMDADKEELLTLKAETEKLRIANEEQLSKMHEEKDRLRVSEEERSEYLRLQLELKEEIEKCRLQEELLLKEGEDLKRQKEKFEREWEELDGKKLEIEKELKNINLQKEKFEKEKLAEDERLKNEKQVAEDCIKRELEALEVAKETFAATMEHERSVVAEKAESERSQRLHDLELLKSKLESDMQDKFEEMVKEFGERKKSFEEEKERELDNINYLREVARREMEELKQERLKIEKERQEVNASKSHLEGQQIEIRKDIDDLVDLSKKLKDQREQLIKERNRFISFLEKQKSCKNCGEITSEFLLSDLKYLQEIENEGVPLLPSLADNYTSGNIFGNFVASERQMMSASVASGSPISAGTMSWLRKCTSKIFKFSPAKNIEPHALKKLNVGPSLSSQQVNMKGMSTTENEPELTSVAATESLEIHRFQSDTSTRDVEAGQDLSVDNQNNMDCKELEALEDSQNCDLNHGKQVHRRSRPRAKVRRSAKAVVNDAEAILGKALEPNELEHPNGSVDSVHANALSRGESGLADGGTSRNERKRNHAQTSQISDSKQDVSEGHSDSIAAGQRRKRHQKVVSAISTGQKRYNLRRPKNGVTVAKTTSDMNRETEGAKDAVDQVNYSPMPASETGDASENSGAHFLQQGETGPDTKDGNAGATKTFDANMALSEEVNGTPQVVGEYGDGNDYQSESHSEGHKDEDEDETEGEENNLEHPGEVSIGKKLWSFLTT, from the exons ATGTTTACGCCGCAGAGGAAGGTTTGGTCGAGTTGGTCGTTTACACCCGGGAAGAAAGCAGACGGGTCGGGTTCTGATCCGAAATCCAATGGGGTTTCTGTTGGGAAAGGGAAAGGAGCGGCTTTTGCTGAGCCCTTGACTCCTAATTGTAAAGACGTCGGGTCAGAGGACCAGGAGGAAGGGTTGCGCGAGAAAGTGCTAAGACTCGAAAATGAG CTTTTTGAATACCAATACAATATGGGGCTTCTCTTGATTGAGAAAAAGGAATGGACATCTAAGTATGAAGAACTCAATGAGGCATTGATAGAAGCAAAGGATGCTCTCAAACAAGAACAAGCAGCACATTTAATTGCAATAAATGATGTTGAGAAGCGGGAAGAGATTCTACGCAAGGCCCTCGGTGTTGAGAAGCAGTGTGTGCTTGAT CTAGAGAAAGCTTTACGAGACATACGCTCGGAAAATGCAGAAATCAAATTTACTGCTGATGCAAAGCTTTCTGAAGCAAATGCTGTGATTGCTAGTGTTGAAGAGAAATCTTTGGAGGTGGAGGCAAAATTGCGTGCAGATGATGCAAAGCTTGCCGAGATTAGTAGAAAGAATTCAGAGATTGAAAGGAAGTTACAAGAGTTAGAGTCTCGTGAAAATGCACTTCGAAGGGAGCGACAGTCTTTTATTTCAGA gCGAGAAGCACATGAGACTACTTTGTCCAAACAAAGGGAAGACCTGCGAgaatgggaaaagaaattacaagatgtGGAGGAGAGGCTAGCTAAAGGCCAAACATATGTCTACCAAAGGGAGGAGAGAGCAAATGAGAATGATAGCCTCTTCAAACAAAAAGAGCAACACCTTGAAGAGACACAaaagatgattgatgcagcccaCAAAACTTTGAAGGagaaagaagatgatataaaCAACAGGCTAACAAAATTAACTTTGAAAGAAAAG GAATGGAGTGTTGTGAGAGAGAAGTTGGAGATGAAAGAGAAGGAGTTGCTCATTATTGAAGAAAAGTTAAACGCCAGAGAGAAG ACGGAGATTCAGAAGCTCCTGGATGAACATAATGCCATTCTGGATGAGACAAAGCGTGCATTTGAGTTGGAAATTGATGGAAAGAGAAAATCCTTAGACCTTGAACTAAAAAGCAAGGTGATTGATGTGGAGAAGAAGGAAGTTGAAGTCAAGCACATGGAAGAGAAGAATTCTAAAAGAGAGCAGGCATTAGATAAGAAATTGGAAAAGTTCAAAGCAAAAGAGAAGGAATTTGAATTAAAAGTGAAAAGCCTCAAGGAAAGGGAGCAGGTCATCAGATCTGAGGAAAAGAATTTAGAGATCAAGAAGAAGCATATGGATGCTGACAAAGAAGAACTTTTGACCCTTAAGGCTGAAACTGAGAAGCTAAGGATTGCAAATGAAGAACAATTATCAAAGATGCATGAGGAGAAAGATAGGCTCAGAGTTAGCGAAGAAGAGAGGTCTGAGTATCTTCGCTTGCAATTGGAACTAAAGGAAGAAATAGAGAAATGCAGACTTCAAGAAGAATTGCTTTTAAAGGAAGGTGAGGACTTGAAAAGGCAGAAAGAGAAATTTGAAAGAGAATGGGAAGAGTTAGAtgggaaaaagttagaaattgaGAAAGAGTTGAAGAATATCAACCTACAGAAggagaaatttgaaaaagaaaaacttgCTGAGGATGAAAGGTTAAAGAATGAGAAGCAAGTCGCTGAGGATTGTATAAAAAGAGAGTTGGAAGCTCTTGAAGTTGCTAAAGAAACATTTGCTGCCACCATGGAACATGAGCGGTCAGTGGTAGCTGAGAAAGCTGAAAGTGAGAGAAGCCAAAGGCTTCATGACCTTGAGTTGTTGAAAAGTAAACTTGAGAGTGATATGCAGGATAAATTTGAGGAGATGGTGAAGGAATTTGGAGAGAGAAAAAAGTCCTTTGaggaggaaaaagagagagaactggacaatattaattatttaagagAGGTAGCTAGGAGAGAGATGGAAGAGCTGAAACAAGAAAGacttaagatagaaaaagaaagGCAAGAAGTTAATGCTAGCAAGAGTCATCTTGAAGGACAGCAAATTGAAATACGAAAAGACATTGATGACCTTGTGGATCTCAGCAAGAAGTTGAAGGACCAACGAGAGCAATTGATCAAGGAGAGGAACCGCTTTATTTCATTTCTTGAGAAACAAAAGAGTTGCAAGAATTGTGGTGAGATTACCTCTGAGTTTCTACTCTCTGATCTAAAATACCTACAGGAAATAGAGAATGAGGGAGTCCCTCTGCTTCCAAGTTTGGCAGATAACTATACCAGCGGAAATATTTTTGGGAATTTTGTTGCATCTGAGAGGCAGATGATGTCTGCATCTGTTGCTTCAGGATCTCCAATTTCTGCTGGAACTATGTCATGGCTTCGTAAATGCacctcaaaaatatttaaattctctCCTGCGAAAAACATTGAGCCTCatgctttaaaaaaattgaacgtGGGGCCCTCACTCTCTAGTCAACAAGTTAATATGAAAGGCATGTCAACAACTGAAAATGAGCCAGAGCTCACTTCTGTTGCGGCAACTGAATCTTTGGAGATTCATAGGTTCCAGTCAGACACCAGCACAAGAGATGTTGAGGCTGGTCAGGACTTGTCAGTTGATAATCAGAACAACATGGATTGTAAGGAACTGGAAGCGTTGGAAGATTCTCAGAATTGTGATCTGAATCATGGAAAGCAGGTTCACAGGAGAAGCAGGCCTAGAGCTAAAGTAAGACGCTCTGCGAAGGCAGTTGTCAATGATGCTGAGGCTATTCTTGGGAAAGCTTTAGAACCAAATGAACTTGAGCATCCAAATGGTAGTGTTGATTCTGTTCATGCCAATGCTTTAAGCAGGGGTGAATCTGGTCTTGCTGATGGAGGCACATCTAGAAATGAACGGAAGCGGAACCATGCTCAAACATCCCAAATATCAGACAGTAAGCAAGATGTTAGTGAAGGACATTCTGATAGTATTGCAGCAGGCCAGAGAAGAAAGAGGCATCAAAAAGTTGTCTCGGCTATATCTACTGGTCAGAAAAGATATAATCTCCGACGGCCCAAAAA TGGGGTCACAGTTGCTAAAACCACATCTGACATGAATAGAGAAACTGAAGGTGCTAAAGATGCAGTGGATCAAGTTAACTACTCTCCAATGCCTGCAAGTGAAACTGGAGATGCAAGTGAGAATAGTGGTGCACACTTTCTGCAGCAG GGTGAGACAGGTCCAGACACCAAAGATGGTAATGCTGGTGCAACCAAAACATTTGATGCCAATATGGCATTAAGTGAGGAGGTGAATGGCACACCTCAAGTGGTTGGCGAGTACGGTGATGGAAATGACTACCAGAGTGAATCACACAGCGAAGGGCATAAAGATGAGGATGAGGACGAGACTGAAGGGGAGGAGAATAATTTAGAGCACCCTGGTGAAGTATCGATAGGAAAGAAGCTGTGGAGTTTTCTGACCACATAA
- the LOC107916650 gene encoding E3 ubiquitin-protein ligase SINA-like 10: MAKFSVGIDEDGEGPSNRVPKRQRAERVLDIEGSGQEESEQGEEDEESEGEEASEGEEEASEESEGEEELEESGAEQGAMSPQTSRDGSISITLTDPEVLDCSICYEALTIPVFQCENGHIACSTCCIKMRNRCPSCMTPIGYSRCRAIEKVLESVKVTCQNTKYGCKEAFSYSMKQKHGKACLFAPCSCPLPDCDFEGSSEELSAHFGNVHKYSATRFLYDRLAPITLGVSEKFLILREETDGSLFILHNKVENLGNVVTLSRIGPSTERGFFYELTVKAPSDVSNLRLQSFTKSTPKRVDSPQSLGFLLVPSQFSCISRQIKMDLRLGRSDRFSYYQRPGGA, encoded by the exons atggCAAAGTTCTCTGTGGGGATCGACGAAGACGGAGAAGGGCCAAGCAATCGAGTCCCTAAGCGTCAAAGGGCGGAGCGTGTTCTTGATATCGAAGGCTCTGGTCAAGAAGAATCCGAGCAAGGGGAAGAAGACGAAGAATCTGAAGGCGAAGAAGCATccgaaggagaagaagaagctTCCGAAGAATCTGAAGGAGAAGAAGAATTGGAGGAAAGTGGAGCTGAGCAAGGAGCAATGAGCCCTCAGACTTCTCGAGATGGATCCATTTCTATCACGTTAACTGACCCTGAAGTTCTTGATTGTTCTATCTGTTATGAGGCCTTGACTATCCCTGTTTTTCAG TGTGAGAATGGGCATATAGCTTGCTCTACCTGTTGCATCAAAATGAGGAATAGATGTCCATCCTGTATGACTCCAATCGGCTATAGTCGCTGCAGGGCGATTGAGAAGGTGTTGGAATCTGTCAAAGTGACATGCCAAAACACAAAGTACGGGTGCAAAGAAGCATTCAGTTATAGCATGAAGCAGAAACATGGAAAGGCATGCCTTTTCGCGCCATGTTCATGCCCCCTTCCTGATTGCGACTTTGAGGGTTCATCAGAGGAGTTAAGTGCACACTTTGGCAATGTACACAAGTATTCTGCAACACGTTTCCTTTATGATCGTCTAGCACCCATTACCTTAGGAGTTTCTGAGAAATTCCTTATTCTTCGAGAGGAGACAGATGGTTCTTTGTTCATTCTTCACAACAAGGTTGAGAATTTGGGGAATGTAGTTACTTTGAGCCGGATTGGGCCCTCAACGGAGAGAGGTTTCTTCTATGAACTAACTGTGAAAGCTCCATCTGATGTAAGTAATCTTAGATTACAGTCCTTCACAAAGAGCACTCCAAAACGAGTTGATAGCCCACAGTCATTAGGGTTTCTCCTGGTTCCAAGTCAGTTCTCATGCATTTCGCGGCAGATCAAGATGGACCTCCGCCTGGGGCGTTCTGATCGGTTTTCCTACTACCAGAGACCTGGTGGTGCATAA
- the LOC107916649 gene encoding uncharacterized protein isoform X4, translated as MIKRRFYKFEHADKDNVSDSSSSSSDSELEVEASEESESEPEQEVAAQVNQNNQACSSSSGYESEDSSANEVGVDSAGLIDDDNDESEDDKQIFITNRLHAEHGAQIRGKKWDVPCNKEPLPDDFPACILKCKSVFKCKLCPRIVCLNEETVRAHFNSKRHARSEKLLKEGRLKTMLNSDGEIENQETAAESHSPVVAIEQKTKHKGGRHQRENER; from the exons atgataaagagGAGGTTTTATAAATTTGAACATGCGGACAAAGATAATGTGTCGGATTCATCTTCATCGTCTTCGGACTCTGAACTTGAAGTGGAAGCCTCGGAAGAATCTGAATCAGAACCAGAACAAGAAGTTGCTGCTCAAGTAAATCAAAACAATCAAGCTTGCTCCTCTTCTTCCG GATATGAAAGCGAGGATAGCTCAGCGAATGAAGTTGGTGTGGACTCGGCAG GTCTTAtagatgatgataatgatgaaaGTGAAGatgataaacaaatatttatcacCAATAGGTTACATGCTGAACATGGTGCTCAAATTCGGGGAAAAAAGTGGGATGTCCCATGCAACAAAGAACCGCTGCCAGATGATTTCCCAGCCTGTATACTGAAATGCAAGTCAGTTTTTAAGTGCAAGTTATGCCCAAGGATTGTCTGTTTGAACGAGGAGACTGTTAGGGCTCACTTTAATTCCAAG AGGCATGCTCGATCTGAGAAATTACTAAAGGAAGGTAGACTGAAGACTATGCTTAACAGTGATGGGGAAATTGAGAATCAGGAGACTGCTGCAGAATCGCATTCTCCAGTTGTCGCTATTGAACAG AAAACAAAACATAAAGGAGGACGCCATCAAAGGG AGAATGAGAGATGA
- the LOC107916649 gene encoding uncharacterized protein isoform X1, translating to MIKRRFYKFEHADKDNVSDSSSSSSDSELEVEASEESESEPEQEVAAQVNQNNQACSSSSGYESEDSSANEVGVDSAGLIDDDNDESEDDKQIFITNRLHAEHGAQIRGKKWDVPCNKEPLPDDFPACILKCKSVFKCKLCPRIVCLNEETVRAHFNSKRHARSEKLLKEGRLKTMLNSDGEIENQETAAESHSPVVAIEQDKQKTKHKGGRHQRGKGSKRKRMRDEKQSTKDGAKRGRKDEN from the exons atgataaagagGAGGTTTTATAAATTTGAACATGCGGACAAAGATAATGTGTCGGATTCATCTTCATCGTCTTCGGACTCTGAACTTGAAGTGGAAGCCTCGGAAGAATCTGAATCAGAACCAGAACAAGAAGTTGCTGCTCAAGTAAATCAAAACAATCAAGCTTGCTCCTCTTCTTCCG GATATGAAAGCGAGGATAGCTCAGCGAATGAAGTTGGTGTGGACTCGGCAG GTCTTAtagatgatgataatgatgaaaGTGAAGatgataaacaaatatttatcacCAATAGGTTACATGCTGAACATGGTGCTCAAATTCGGGGAAAAAAGTGGGATGTCCCATGCAACAAAGAACCGCTGCCAGATGATTTCCCAGCCTGTATACTGAAATGCAAGTCAGTTTTTAAGTGCAAGTTATGCCCAAGGATTGTCTGTTTGAACGAGGAGACTGTTAGGGCTCACTTTAATTCCAAG AGGCATGCTCGATCTGAGAAATTACTAAAGGAAGGTAGACTGAAGACTATGCTTAACAGTGATGGGGAAATTGAGAATCAGGAGACTGCTGCAGAATCGCATTCTCCAGTTGTCGCTATTGAACAG GATAAACAGAAAACAAAACATAAAGGAGGACGCCATCAAAGGGGTAAGGGTTCAAAAAGGAAG AGAATGAGAGATGAAAAGCAGTCTACAAAAGATGGAGCCAAAAGGGGGCGTAAGGACGAAAACTGA